A single genomic interval of Tsukamurella paurometabola harbors:
- a CDS encoding indolepyruvate ferredoxin oxidoreductase family protein gives MTLDANSPIEKLPGGTDATQAGRHDADPRGGQSASVESFSLDDRYTREEGTIYLTGIQALVRMVRDRARLDRRQNLKTGSFISGYEGSPLAGYDLEIAKRTKYLKDFDIVHRPGLNEELAATSVMGSQIAAQVGHLDRGLDGVTGYWYGKAPGLDRATDALRHANMIGTHPTGGAVALVGDDPGAKSSTVPCASEMSLADLYMPILYPADSQDILDLGVHAAIMSRVSGLWTSLKISAHVADGSSTADVHPDRILPVYGDLGTSPHVPSGQLLGAKLMELEQNQLTVRMPRATEYARINRLNRITVRSSDDRIGIVCAGKTYLDVRESLRLIGIEDGELNRLGIRILKMGMVYPFERQILHEFIDGLDEVIVVEEKRDFLETMMRDILFRHPGAPNIVGKANEDGSTLFSRFGELDVDSVSRGLAQRLARVHHVPAAKDWLDRKAQVRTRIELPLAARSPYFCSGCPHNTSTKVADDTLVGAGIGCHAMVLLMDPQQVGDITGVSQMGGEGAQWVGMAPFVTEKHFVQNIGDGTFMHSGSLALRQSVASGERITYKLLFNGTVAMTGGQDPVGEMTLPQICTLLLAERVSKVVVTSDDPKRTKALGLPKGIEVRDRADTLDVQRELADIAGVTVLVHDQHCAAEKRRKRKRGKYPTPNQRVVINERICEGCGDCGQKSNCLSVHPVETEFGRKTRIDQSSCNLDFSCLKGDCPSFVTVTPGEVGKVRKSVPDITAESIPQPKKARREADGMAIRITGIGGTGVVTVSQILATATVLDGHSARTVDMTGMAQKGGAVVSDIKVSATYVDQAAKVASGDCDVYLSCDSLVGVDPANLKVASPERTTSIVSTTEVPTGQMVIDTSVGYPDARSIHEAIDRASLRTVYLDPGDLTLQLFGDEQYANLFMVGAAFQTGALPISSASIERAIELNGVAVEKNLQAFRRGRQSVSDPAGVKAAIEALHPVPAPAPVSAFAKGLVAALDGGSEELLRQVGIRVDELVAYQDKAYAQRYVDDVARVFRAERSWGSEDLTAAVAHNLHKLMAYKDEYEVARLSQDAGFAAQVADEFGPDAKKAIRLHPPTLREMGLKNKLALGEWVNPGMKTLAKMKRLRGTRLDVFGMTEMRRMERSLIAEYRALVGLMIAAAEGGRVAEQQREQVVALAELPDMVRGYESVKTGNVEKYRAAVQAQLEKLGW, from the coding sequence GTGACCCTTGACGCCAATTCGCCGATCGAGAAGCTTCCCGGCGGCACCGATGCCACGCAGGCGGGCCGGCACGACGCCGATCCCCGGGGCGGGCAGTCCGCCTCGGTCGAGTCCTTCTCGCTGGACGATCGGTACACGCGCGAAGAGGGCACGATCTACCTCACGGGTATTCAGGCCCTGGTCCGCATGGTGCGCGACCGGGCGCGGCTCGACCGCCGCCAGAATCTCAAGACGGGCTCGTTCATCTCCGGCTACGAGGGCTCGCCGCTCGCGGGCTACGACCTGGAGATCGCCAAGCGCACGAAGTACCTCAAGGACTTCGACATCGTCCACCGCCCCGGCCTCAACGAGGAGCTGGCCGCCACGTCGGTCATGGGTTCGCAGATCGCGGCGCAGGTCGGGCACCTCGACCGCGGCCTCGACGGCGTGACCGGCTACTGGTACGGCAAGGCCCCCGGCCTCGACCGCGCGACCGACGCGCTGCGACACGCCAACATGATCGGCACCCACCCCACGGGCGGCGCGGTCGCCCTCGTCGGCGACGACCCGGGCGCCAAGAGCTCGACGGTGCCGTGCGCCTCCGAGATGTCGCTGGCCGACCTCTACATGCCGATCCTCTACCCGGCCGACTCGCAGGACATCCTCGACCTCGGGGTGCACGCGGCGATCATGTCGCGCGTCTCGGGCCTGTGGACCTCGCTGAAGATCTCCGCGCACGTCGCGGACGGTTCGTCCACCGCGGACGTGCACCCCGACCGCATCCTGCCCGTCTACGGGGACCTGGGCACCAGCCCGCACGTGCCGTCCGGCCAGCTGCTCGGCGCGAAGCTGATGGAGCTCGAGCAGAACCAGCTCACCGTCCGCATGCCCCGTGCCACGGAGTACGCGCGGATCAACCGGCTCAACCGGATCACGGTGCGCTCCAGCGACGACCGGATCGGCATCGTCTGCGCCGGCAAGACCTACCTCGACGTGCGCGAGTCGCTGCGGCTCATCGGCATCGAGGACGGCGAGCTCAACCGCCTGGGCATCCGCATCCTCAAGATGGGCATGGTCTACCCGTTCGAGCGGCAGATCCTGCACGAGTTCATCGACGGGCTCGACGAGGTCATCGTCGTCGAGGAGAAGCGCGACTTCCTCGAGACCATGATGCGCGACATCCTGTTCCGGCACCCCGGCGCACCGAACATCGTGGGCAAGGCGAACGAGGACGGCTCGACGCTGTTCTCCCGCTTCGGCGAGCTGGACGTCGACTCCGTCTCCCGCGGTCTGGCGCAGCGCCTCGCCCGCGTGCACCACGTGCCCGCCGCCAAGGACTGGCTGGACCGCAAGGCCCAGGTCCGCACACGCATCGAGCTGCCGCTCGCCGCGCGCAGCCCCTACTTCTGCTCGGGCTGCCCGCACAACACCTCCACCAAGGTCGCCGACGACACGCTGGTCGGCGCCGGTATCGGCTGCCACGCCATGGTGCTGCTCATGGACCCGCAGCAGGTCGGCGACATCACCGGCGTCAGCCAGATGGGCGGCGAGGGCGCGCAGTGGGTCGGCATGGCCCCGTTCGTCACCGAGAAGCACTTCGTGCAGAACATCGGCGACGGCACGTTCATGCACTCGGGTTCGCTCGCACTGCGCCAGTCCGTGGCGTCGGGGGAGCGGATCACCTACAAGCTGCTGTTCAACGGCACCGTCGCCATGACGGGCGGCCAGGACCCCGTCGGCGAGATGACGCTCCCGCAGATCTGCACGCTGCTGCTCGCGGAGCGCGTCAGCAAGGTGGTCGTGACCTCCGACGATCCGAAGCGCACCAAGGCCCTCGGGCTGCCGAAGGGCATCGAGGTCCGCGACCGCGCCGACACCCTCGACGTGCAGCGGGAGCTCGCCGATATCGCCGGCGTCACCGTCCTCGTGCACGACCAGCACTGCGCCGCGGAGAAGCGGCGCAAGCGCAAGCGCGGCAAGTACCCGACGCCGAACCAGCGCGTGGTCATCAACGAGCGCATCTGCGAGGGCTGCGGCGACTGCGGCCAGAAGAGCAACTGCCTGTCGGTGCACCCGGTGGAGACCGAGTTCGGCCGCAAGACCCGGATCGATCAGAGCTCGTGCAACCTCGACTTCTCGTGCCTCAAGGGCGACTGCCCGTCGTTCGTGACGGTCACCCCGGGTGAGGTCGGGAAGGTCCGCAAGTCGGTGCCCGACATCACCGCCGAGTCGATCCCGCAGCCGAAGAAGGCCCGCCGCGAGGCCGACGGCATGGCGATCCGCATCACCGGCATCGGCGGTACGGGCGTGGTCACGGTCTCGCAGATCCTGGCCACCGCCACGGTGCTCGACGGTCACTCCGCGCGCACCGTCGACATGACCGGCATGGCCCAGAAGGGCGGCGCCGTGGTCTCCGACATCAAGGTCTCCGCGACGTACGTCGACCAGGCCGCGAAGGTCGCCTCGGGCGACTGCGACGTGTACCTGTCGTGCGACAGTCTCGTCGGCGTCGACCCGGCGAACCTCAAGGTGGCCTCGCCGGAGCGCACCACCTCGATCGTCTCCACCACCGAGGTGCCCACCGGTCAGATGGTGATCGACACCTCGGTCGGCTACCCCGACGCGCGGAGCATCCACGAGGCCATCGACCGCGCGTCGCTGCGCACCGTCTACCTCGATCCGGGCGACCTGACCCTGCAGCTGTTCGGCGACGAGCAGTACGCCAACCTGTTCATGGTCGGCGCTGCGTTCCAGACCGGCGCGCTGCCGATCAGCTCCGCGTCGATCGAGCGGGCCATCGAGCTCAACGGCGTGGCCGTGGAGAAGAACCTGCAGGCCTTCCGCCGTGGCCGCCAGTCGGTCTCGGACCCGGCGGGCGTGAAGGCGGCGATCGAGGCGCTGCACCCCGTGCCCGCCCCGGCCCCGGTCAGCGCGTTCGCCAAGGGGCTGGTCGCCGCGCTCGACGGCGGTTCGGAGGAGCTGCTGCGCCAGGTCGGAATCCGCGTCGACGAGCTCGTCGCGTACCAGGACAAGGCGTACGCGCAGCGGTACGTGGACGACGTGGCCCGCGTGTTCCGCGCGGAGCGGAGCTGGGGCTCGGAGGACCTGACCGCGGCCGTCGCGCACAATCTGCACAAGCTCATGGCCTACAAGGACGAGTACGAGGTGGCGCGGCTCTCGCAGGACGCCGGCTTCGCGGCGCAGGTCGCCGACGAGTTCGGTCCCGACGCCAAGAAGGCGATCCGCCTGCACCCGCCGACGCTGCGTGAGATGGGCCTGAAGAACAAGCTCGCCCTGGGCGAGTGGGTGAACCCGGGCATGAAGACGCTGGCCAAGATGAAGCGCCTGCGCGGCACCAGGCTCGACGTCTTCGGGATGACCGAGATGCGCCGTATGGAACGCTCGCTCATCGCCGAGTACCGCGCGCTGGTGGGCCTGATGATCGCCGCCGCCGAGGGTGGTCGCGTCGCGGAGCAGCAGCGCGAGCAGGTCGTCGCCCTGGCCGAGCTGCCGGACATGGTCCGCGGCTACGAGTCGGTCAAGACCGGCAACGTCGAGAAGTACCGCGCCGCCGTCCAGGCGCAGCTGGAGAAGCTGGGCTGGTAG
- a CDS encoding arabinosyltransferase domain-containing protein — protein MNLRIARIAAVVAGLIGLVLALATPLLPIKQTAVTIDWPQSGSLAPVTAPLTMYKPLEVDATIPCSVAAAAPSDRQTVLAATTPPPAGDRARTAGLYVTVDGEALTVRSRGALVHHVPRADLARCGELRIAVDADHAFAAATGISGQGDVRGDLRPQVVGVFSDLPADLQGPTPKLTIDVDSRYTSSPSVLKGIAILVGVACVVVSLLALALLDRADGRRRGRLFPRSWRQVRLADVAVVGSLLAWHIVGAPTSDDGYILGMIKAAPHSGYMPEVFRYYDAPYAPFGMPFYVVSWMADLSVSSPWLRLPALLSGILAWFLLSREVLPRLGLDKRRSAGDYSRALWAMAAVFTLFWLTYNPGLRPEPIVAVGTVVTWCLVERSVATRRLAPAGVGLVVAGLTVSAAPTGSFAFVVFLVAAAPLWRAVVAHVRANGYAATLLTLGAAGASVLFLVFADHGLVEMLQSTKLLGDVGPSEPWHREIIRYEALFQQNPNGSVARRFAMLALFLGAAIVTTLLLWRRRIPGVATGPARRVVAAIGVSLLVMAFNPTKWTHHFGAFATLGAMVAAIAVVAIGPRSIRRPQFRLLALAAVAGCATLAFESTNGWFYPGNFGIPWGGADPAVAGVKIATVFGAATVVLLLAALVVHVTGWVPPVPAIAGRLPGVATPITLVATLIIAMIGATNVASIMIQRPAYSYGQQNLRSLAGQPCGMADEVLVERDATAGVLAPIGTAPDPLVGELNANFTPNGIAPSFSSSSRGAADLVRTGDADNTPSNTGGTGGGTLDAPGINGSTAALPFGLDPARVPMVGSRQTGPQHSARAISSWYALPAGGIDRLLTISVAGRFGPGDLQLEFGSGEGTITPNGVVTPIDIGPAPAWRNLRVPAEAVPAGATAVRVRATVTAPSESTWVAYTPPRAPKLETLQELLGDDPTLVDWGAGIGFPCQRQWRENGGVAEQPKWRILPERDLAAAATTTWQGGDAGGPLGWALLLAKAQTVPTYLNHDWGREWGALERYVPYVDAPAAQQGRSEVTRSGLWSPGPTPQE, from the coding sequence GTGAACCTCCGAATCGCCCGGATCGCCGCCGTCGTCGCCGGCCTGATCGGCCTGGTGCTCGCCCTCGCGACGCCGCTGCTGCCGATCAAGCAGACCGCCGTGACGATCGACTGGCCGCAGTCCGGATCGCTCGCACCGGTCACCGCGCCGCTCACGATGTACAAGCCGCTGGAGGTGGATGCGACGATCCCCTGCTCGGTCGCAGCGGCGGCACCGTCGGACAGGCAGACGGTGCTCGCGGCCACGACGCCCCCGCCCGCCGGGGACCGGGCGCGCACGGCCGGGCTGTACGTCACCGTCGACGGCGAGGCCCTGACGGTCCGCTCCCGCGGCGCGCTGGTGCACCACGTCCCGCGCGCCGACCTGGCACGGTGCGGCGAACTGCGGATCGCGGTCGACGCCGACCACGCGTTCGCCGCCGCCACCGGCATCTCCGGCCAGGGCGACGTCCGCGGCGACCTCCGGCCCCAGGTGGTCGGGGTGTTCTCCGATCTGCCCGCCGACCTGCAGGGCCCGACACCGAAGCTCACCATCGACGTCGACTCCCGCTACACCTCCTCCCCGTCGGTGCTCAAGGGCATCGCGATCCTCGTCGGGGTGGCCTGCGTCGTCGTCTCCCTGCTCGCGCTGGCGCTCCTCGACCGTGCCGACGGGCGGCGCCGCGGTCGGCTGTTCCCCCGCAGCTGGCGGCAGGTGCGCCTCGCCGATGTCGCGGTCGTCGGGAGCCTGTTGGCCTGGCACATCGTCGGGGCGCCCACCTCCGACGACGGCTACATCCTCGGGATGATCAAGGCCGCGCCGCACTCCGGCTACATGCCCGAGGTCTTCCGGTACTACGACGCCCCGTACGCGCCCTTCGGCATGCCGTTCTACGTGGTCTCGTGGATGGCGGACCTCAGCGTGTCGAGCCCGTGGCTGCGGCTGCCCGCGCTGCTCTCCGGGATCCTGGCGTGGTTCCTGCTCTCCCGCGAGGTGCTTCCGCGCCTGGGCCTGGACAAGCGGCGCTCCGCAGGGGACTACTCGCGGGCGCTGTGGGCCATGGCGGCCGTGTTCACGCTGTTCTGGCTCACCTACAACCCCGGCCTGCGCCCGGAGCCCATCGTCGCGGTCGGCACCGTCGTCACCTGGTGCCTGGTCGAGCGGAGCGTCGCCACCCGCCGCCTGGCCCCCGCGGGCGTCGGCCTCGTCGTGGCCGGCCTGACCGTCTCCGCCGCCCCGACGGGCAGCTTCGCTTTCGTCGTCTTCCTCGTCGCGGCCGCGCCGCTGTGGCGGGCCGTCGTCGCGCACGTGCGGGCCAACGGCTACGCCGCGACACTGCTCACGCTGGGTGCCGCGGGCGCCTCCGTGCTGTTCCTCGTCTTCGCCGATCACGGCCTCGTGGAGATGCTGCAATCCACGAAGCTGCTCGGCGACGTCGGGCCGAGCGAGCCGTGGCACCGCGAGATCATCCGGTACGAGGCCCTCTTCCAGCAGAACCCCAACGGCTCGGTGGCCCGACGGTTCGCGATGCTCGCGCTGTTCCTGGGCGCCGCGATCGTGACGACGCTGCTGCTGTGGCGCCGCCGGATCCCCGGGGTCGCCACCGGACCGGCGCGGCGCGTGGTCGCGGCCATCGGCGTTTCGCTGCTGGTCATGGCTTTCAACCCGACGAAGTGGACCCACCATTTCGGCGCCTTCGCGACGCTCGGCGCGATGGTCGCCGCGATCGCCGTGGTCGCGATCGGGCCCCGCTCGATCCGACGGCCCCAGTTCCGCCTGCTGGCGCTCGCGGCCGTCGCGGGCTGCGCGACCCTCGCGTTCGAGTCGACCAACGGCTGGTTCTACCCGGGCAACTTCGGTATCCCGTGGGGCGGCGCGGACCCCGCGGTCGCGGGTGTGAAGATCGCGACCGTCTTCGGTGCGGCCACCGTGGTGCTGCTCCTCGCCGCGCTGGTGGTGCACGTGACGGGCTGGGTGCCGCCCGTCCCCGCGATCGCAGGCCGGCTGCCCGGCGTCGCGACGCCGATCACCCTGGTCGCGACGCTGATCATCGCGATGATCGGTGCCACCAACGTCGCGTCGATCATGATCCAGCGGCCCGCCTACTCCTACGGGCAGCAGAACCTGCGTTCGCTCGCCGGTCAGCCGTGCGGCATGGCCGACGAGGTGCTCGTCGAACGCGACGCCACGGCGGGTGTGCTCGCGCCGATCGGCACCGCGCCCGACCCGCTCGTCGGCGAGCTCAACGCGAACTTCACGCCGAACGGCATCGCCCCCAGCTTCAGTTCGTCGTCGCGCGGCGCCGCGGACCTGGTGCGCACCGGCGACGCGGACAACACCCCGTCGAACACGGGCGGCACGGGCGGCGGCACGCTCGACGCGCCCGGCATCAACGGCTCGACCGCGGCACTGCCGTTCGGGCTGGACCCCGCCCGCGTGCCGATGGTCGGAAGCCGGCAGACGGGCCCGCAGCACTCCGCGCGCGCGATCTCCAGTTGGTACGCGCTGCCCGCGGGCGGGATCGACCGACTGCTGACGATCAGCGTCGCGGGCCGGTTCGGCCCCGGCGACCTGCAGCTCGAATTCGGCTCCGGCGAGGGGACGATCACCCCGAACGGCGTGGTCACCCCGATCGACATCGGCCCCGCGCCGGCGTGGCGCAACCTCCGCGTCCCGGCGGAAGCGGTCCCCGCCGGTGCCACCGCCGTCCGCGTGCGCGCGACGGTCACCGCACCGTCGGAGAGCACCTGGGTGGCGTACACGCCGCCGCGCGCCCCCAAGCTCGAGACGCTGCAGGAACTGCTGGGCGACGACCCGACGCTCGTGGACTGGGGCGCCGGGATCGGCTTCCCCTGCCAACGGCAGTGGCGCGAGAACGGCGGCGTCGCGGAGCAGCCGAAGTGGCGCATCCTCCCGGAGCGCGACCTCGCGGCCGCGGCGACCACGACGTGGCAGGGCGGCGATGCGGGCGGGCCGCTGGGGTGGGCGTTGCTGCTCGCCAAGGCGCAGACGGTGCCCACGTACCTCAACCACGATTGGGGCCGGGAGTGGGGCGCGCTGGAGCGGTACGTGCCCTACGTCGACGCGCCGGCGGCGCAGCAGGGCCGGTCCGAGGTCACGCGGTCCGGGCTGTGGTCGCCGGGGCCGACGCCCCAGGAGTGA
- a CDS encoding DUF3046 domain-containing protein: MRLTDFRELLYAEFGALRGDTLMRDHRLTEFGATGDQAIESGVDPRDVWRALCVEFDVPRSRW; encoded by the coding sequence GTGCGCCTCACCGACTTCCGCGAACTGCTCTACGCCGAGTTCGGCGCCCTCCGCGGCGACACCCTGATGCGCGACCACCGGCTCACCGAATTCGGCGCCACCGGCGATCAGGCCATCGAGTCCGGCGTCGACCCGCGGGACGTGTGGCGGGCCCTCTGCGTGGAATTCGATGTTCCGAGGTCCCGCTGGTAG
- a CDS encoding glycosyltransferase, producing the protein MRVAIVAGSEAGHALPGLALALRLTGAGHRPVVFTGRQWSAVGERYGIDTRELPGLAARPGDDDGDAGAKIHGRAAYIATRVLPAIESFAADLVVADILTPGGGMAAELLGVPWLELSPHPLYLPSKGLPPIGSGLAPAQTPRDLLRDAVLRAFTARDIRSGRRQRAAARVGIGLPPRDGGPAGRLVATIPALELPRPDWPARTHLVGPLTLEPTDDPCPVPDGAGPLVMVAPSTAATGEQNLAAIAVDGVRGTGVRLAVSGLNPPEFDEPWVASGFGRQDELVARADAVICGGGHGMLTKALTAGRPVVVVPGGGDQWELANRVARQGSGVLVRPATAEAIRDGVRRVLDDPSYARAARSAAAGAHRVADPVLVCEAYR; encoded by the coding sequence GTGCGCGTAGCGATCGTCGCGGGATCCGAGGCCGGGCATGCACTGCCCGGCCTCGCGCTCGCTCTCCGTCTCACCGGCGCCGGCCACCGGCCCGTCGTCTTCACCGGTAGGCAGTGGTCCGCGGTCGGCGAGCGTTACGGCATCGATACCCGCGAGCTTCCCGGCCTCGCCGCCCGGCCCGGCGACGACGACGGCGACGCCGGAGCCAAGATCCACGGCCGCGCCGCCTACATCGCGACCCGCGTCCTCCCCGCGATCGAGTCCTTCGCCGCCGACCTCGTCGTCGCCGACATCCTGACCCCCGGCGGCGGGATGGCCGCCGAGCTCCTGGGAGTCCCCTGGCTGGAACTGAGCCCGCATCCGCTGTATCTGCCCTCGAAGGGGCTCCCACCGATCGGCTCCGGCCTGGCGCCCGCACAGACCCCGCGCGACCTGCTCCGCGACGCCGTGCTCCGCGCATTCACGGCCCGCGACATCCGCAGTGGCCGCCGCCAACGCGCGGCCGCCCGCGTCGGGATCGGACTGCCGCCGCGCGACGGCGGACCCGCCGGTCGGCTCGTGGCCACCATCCCCGCTCTCGAGCTCCCACGCCCCGACTGGCCGGCGCGGACGCACCTCGTCGGCCCCCTCACTCTCGAGCCGACCGACGACCCGTGTCCCGTCCCCGACGGTGCCGGCCCGCTCGTCATGGTGGCGCCGTCGACCGCGGCGACGGGGGAGCAGAACCTGGCCGCCATCGCCGTCGACGGGGTGCGCGGCACCGGCGTGCGGCTCGCGGTGAGCGGCCTGAACCCGCCGGAGTTCGACGAGCCCTGGGTCGCCAGCGGCTTCGGCCGGCAGGACGAGCTCGTCGCGCGCGCCGACGCCGTGATCTGCGGCGGAGGACACGGCATGCTCACCAAGGCGCTCACCGCCGGTAGACCGGTCGTCGTCGTTCCCGGCGGCGGCGATCAGTGGGAGCTCGCCAACCGCGTCGCGCGGCAGGGGAGCGGCGTGCTCGTGCGGCCCGCCACCGCCGAGGCGATCCGCGACGGTGTGCGCCGCGTCCTCGACGACCCGTCGTACGCCCGCGCCGCGCGGTCCGCCGCCGCCGGGGCGCACCGCGTCGCGGACCCCGTGCTGGTCTGCGAGGCCTATCGGTAA
- the pspM gene encoding phage shock envelope stress response protein PspM: protein MTDQRGRYRTDFSAVAASAGRMAASAITAASTAMETAARAADEARDKAARRRDPKVAHQRSITQARYAVNSWAATTSTSAVVAVGGFAAAAPVVGGTATAVTALVAVPAGYAVRKLRRLRRTPPPPRTYARRTVPGRSSALHDSVRALADAEQEFLALMSVLTRSGALPPDALSELDDDAEASADAIVSYAEQLGDLERVVAGGGSSAAYLRETFEEGLSSLDEGVEAYREMVRSAATTVAAARRSLGSPARFDELSTATPRLRETAERLRAWAYGIAALPPVPDPHSW from the coding sequence ATGACCGACCAGCGAGGCCGCTACCGCACCGATTTCTCGGCGGTGGCGGCCTCGGCTGGTCGCATGGCCGCCTCTGCGATCACCGCGGCGTCCACCGCGATGGAGACCGCCGCCCGCGCCGCCGACGAAGCGCGCGACAAGGCCGCCCGGCGGCGCGATCCGAAGGTCGCGCATCAGCGGTCGATCACCCAGGCCCGGTACGCCGTGAACAGCTGGGCCGCCACCACCTCCACCTCCGCGGTCGTCGCCGTCGGGGGATTCGCCGCGGCCGCGCCCGTCGTGGGCGGGACCGCCACCGCGGTGACCGCCCTCGTCGCGGTGCCGGCCGGCTACGCCGTTCGCAAGCTCCGGCGCCTGCGCCGCACCCCGCCGCCGCCGCGCACCTATGCGCGCCGCACCGTGCCCGGGCGTTCCTCGGCCCTCCACGACTCGGTGCGGGCCCTCGCCGACGCCGAGCAGGAGTTCCTGGCCCTGATGTCCGTGCTCACGCGGTCCGGCGCCCTGCCGCCCGATGCGCTCAGCGAACTCGACGACGACGCCGAGGCCTCGGCCGACGCGATCGTGTCCTACGCCGAGCAGCTGGGCGACCTCGAGCGGGTCGTCGCCGGCGGCGGGAGTTCGGCCGCGTACCTGCGCGAGACCTTCGAGGAGGGGCTCAGCAGCCTCGACGAGGGCGTCGAGGCGTACCGGGAGATGGTCCGGTCCGCGGCGACGACGGTCGCCGCCGCCCGCCGGTCCCTCGGTTCGCCCGCCCGGTTCGACGAACTCAGCACCGCGACGCCGCGCCTGCGGGAGACCGCCGAGCGGCTGCGCGCCTGGGCCTACGGCATCGCCGCGCTGCCGCCGGTGCCCGATCCCCACAGCTGGTGA
- a CDS encoding PspA/IM30 family protein, which yields MANPFVKGWRYLMALFNSKIDENADPKVQIQQAIEDAQRQHQALSQQAAAVIGNQRQLEMKLNRQLAEVEKLSANTRQAVQLADQATAAGDVAKATEYTNAAEAFAAQLVTAEQSVEDLKGLHDQSLQAAGQAKRAVEQNAMQLQQKLAERTKLLSQLEQAKMQEQVSASLNQMGQLAAPGNTPNLDEVREKIERRYANALGSTELAQNSVQGRMMEVQQATVQMAGHSRLEQIRASMQANGQIKGAPAAPQAAPAPQTPQQAPNPNLQKP from the coding sequence ATGGCTAACCCGTTCGTCAAGGGGTGGCGCTACCTGATGGCGCTGTTCAATTCGAAGATCGACGAGAACGCCGATCCGAAGGTGCAGATCCAGCAGGCGATCGAGGACGCGCAGCGCCAGCACCAGGCGCTCTCGCAGCAGGCCGCCGCGGTCATCGGCAACCAGCGTCAGCTCGAGATGAAGCTGAACCGCCAGCTCGCCGAGGTGGAGAAGCTCTCCGCCAACACCCGCCAGGCCGTCCAGCTCGCCGATCAGGCCACCGCCGCCGGTGATGTCGCCAAGGCCACCGAGTACACCAACGCCGCCGAGGCCTTCGCCGCGCAGCTGGTGACCGCGGAGCAGAGCGTCGAGGACCTCAAGGGGCTGCACGACCAGTCGCTGCAGGCCGCGGGCCAGGCCAAGCGCGCGGTCGAGCAGAACGCCATGCAGCTGCAGCAGAAGCTCGCCGAGCGCACCAAGCTGCTGAGCCAGCTCGAGCAGGCCAAGATGCAGGAGCAGGTCTCCGCATCCCTCAACCAGATGGGCCAGCTCGCCGCGCCCGGCAACACCCCGAACCTCGATGAGGTCCGCGAGAAGATCGAGCGCCGCTACGCCAACGCCCTCGGCTCCACCGAGCTGGCGCAGAACTCGGTGCAGGGCCGCATGATGGAGGTCCAGCAGGCCACCGTCCAGATGGCCGGTCACTCGCGCCTCGAGCAGATCCGCGCGTCGATGCAGGCCAACGGCCAGATCAAGGGCGCCCCGGCGGCGCCGCAGGCCGCACCCGCCCCGCAGACCCCGCAGCAGGCGCCGAACCCGAACCTGCAGAAGCCCTGA
- a CDS encoding helix-turn-helix domain-containing protein, translating to MALLLREAIGENLRKTRVRQSRTLRDVSSAAQVSLGYLSEVERGQKEASSELLAAICGALAVDVADVVAQASVSLRPIPTMVIPAPALAVA from the coding sequence ATGGCTCTACTGCTTCGCGAGGCGATCGGCGAGAACCTGCGTAAGACGCGCGTCCGCCAGAGCCGCACCCTGCGCGACGTGTCCTCGGCGGCCCAGGTCAGCCTCGGCTACCTGTCGGAGGTCGAGCGCGGCCAGAAGGAGGCGTCCAGCGAACTGCTGGCCGCGATCTGCGGTGCGCTCGCCGTCGACGTGGCCGACGTCGTCGCCCAGGCCAGCGTCTCGCTGCGGCCGATCCCGACCATGGTGATCCCTGCGCCGGCGCTCGCCGTCGCCTGA
- a CDS encoding CinA family protein: MDGSDAARLVAALTARGETVASAESLTAGLFAATVADVPGASAVLRGGLIVYATDLKASLAGVPSEELARNGPVHPDTARALAEGARARCGADWGIGLTGVAGPTEQDGVPVGTVHLGISGPAGTTVTTLRLDGDRATVRRGAVEAALHELLVRVSANREPSAPAPR, from the coding sequence GTGGACGGAAGTGACGCCGCCCGCCTCGTAGCCGCCCTCACCGCGCGCGGCGAGACCGTCGCGTCCGCCGAGTCCCTCACCGCCGGCCTGTTCGCCGCCACCGTCGCCGACGTCCCGGGCGCCAGTGCCGTGCTGCGCGGCGGACTCATCGTCTACGCGACCGACCTCAAGGCGAGCCTGGCCGGCGTCCCGTCGGAGGAGCTGGCGCGCAACGGCCCCGTCCACCCCGACACCGCCCGCGCCCTCGCCGAGGGTGCGCGGGCGCGATGCGGCGCGGACTGGGGCATCGGCCTCACGGGGGTCGCCGGGCCCACGGAACAGGACGGCGTGCCCGTCGGCACCGTCCACCTGGGGATCTCCGGGCCGGCCGGCACCACCGTCACCACCCTGCGGCTCGACGGTGACCGCGCGACGGTCCGTCGCGGCGCTGTCGAGGCCGCCCTGCACGAGCTCCTGGTGCGGGTTTCGGCGAATCGGGAACCATCTGCGCCCGCCCCGCGTTGA